The Sus scrofa isolate TJ Tabasco breed Duroc chromosome 6, Sscrofa11.1, whole genome shotgun sequence region CCTTCTGGGCTGCGAATTGGGCCCCGACAATGTCTCGGTGCCTGTGGCCACGTTCGCCCTGAATGGCGAGGAGTTTATGAAGTTCGACACCAAGCTGGGCACCTGGGATGGGGAGTGGCCCGAGGCCCGGACCATTGGCTCCAAGTGGATGCAGGAGCCGGACGCGGTCAACAAGGAGAAGACCTTCCTGCTCTACTCCTGTCCCCACCGGCTGCTGGGGCATCTGGAGAGGGGCCGGGGCAACCTGGAGTGGAAGGGTGAGCAGCCCCCTGAGGGTCCCGCGAGGCCTCTCCTTCCCGACCCCCTGGCCTTCAGTCTACCCCCTCCTCCCGAGCCGCGTCCCAGGGGGTCTTCCTCCACGCCCAGCTGCCCCTCAGCCTGGCCCTGAGGCCCCACGCGGCCTGACCTCTGTCCCTCTCCTGACGTTTCTCCATCTGCTCCAGACAGAATCACCCAGAGTCCCTTGAGCTCCCAGCAGCCCTCCCATTCCTTCATCTTTGCCAGCTCCCCTGGTGCCAGATGCCACCGGCATCAGGTTCCCCTCTGGCCTGTGAGGTTTCGCTTGCCTCTTTGGGACGCCCACAGTGACCTCTGTTACATATACAGCACATGTCACTCTGAGCTATAATTACACCCATGTCTAGAGAGTTCAAGGGCTGCAGTTAGAGCTCTTTCCTCCTCATCGGCCCCCACATGGCAATTCCTGCTTCCGTCTCATCTCCGCCCTCATTGCAGACTCTCCTCCATTGCAGtcagagaaatgttttaaaaaccctaaacgcggagttccctggtgggctcagtgggttaaggatcgacattttcactgccgtggcttgggttgctgctgtgccacgggttcagcccctagcctgggaacttctgcatgccacaggcacagccaaaaaacccccacaaaccaATAAATGAGCTCCCATTCCGCCACTACTTAAAAGCATCCCATAGATCCCCACTAGTCTTAGGCTAAAATCCAAACTCTGCCCAGAGGCCTGCAAGCCCCAGATAATCTGGCTGCTTTCTGCTACTGTAATTTGACAGTGGCTCCAACTACAGTggacttcctcccttcctcccgtATGCCAGGTTCTTCACctccacagggcctttgcacctgctgttcgcTCTGCTTTGGATTCTCTTCCTTGGGATCCTACCATGACTGGGTCCTTCTCCTGCTTGAGATTTGACCTTGGATGTCAGCTCTCCAGCAGAGACCTCTGACCACCCTGGTGAAACGTGCCTCTCTCCCATCCCCATTAATGTCTCTCGTGCCATTGCTTTGTCCACGCCTTCCTTCATTATAGcatctttcatttttgtctttttttttttttttttttttttttggccatacccacagcacatgtaaGTTTCTGGgacaggtattgaacctgcgccactgcAAGAatgcaagctgctgcagtgacaccatcagatccttaacccactgagccacaagagaactcccttttttaaaaattacttaatgaattttattacattcataggtgtacagcaatcaatacaaccaaattttacagcatttccatcccaaaccctcggggcatccccccaccccacaacctgtctcctttggagaccataagtttttcaaagtcgagagtcagtatctgttctgcaaagaagttcattgtatgctttttttaagatttcacatgtaagtgatggtatttgatgttggtgtctcattgtctgactgacttcacttagcatgataatttctaggtccatccatgttcctgcaagtgccattatttctttccttttaatggctgagtaatattccattgtgtatatgtaccacatcttctggatccactcctctgtcgatggacatttaggttgtgtccatgtcttggctattgtacatagtgctgcaatgaacattggagtacacctGTCTTTGCgaatcgtggttttctctggagagatgcccaggagtgggattgctggatccaatggtagttctatgtttagttttctgaggaatctccatactgctttccacagtggttgcaccaattgacaatcccgccaacagtgtacgagggttcccttttctccacatcctctccagcacttactgtttgtaaacttttggatgatggccattctggctggtgtaaggtggcgagaactccctttttttgtctttctgttgagGTGTGACTTACCTACCTCAAGTAGTGGCttggttaatttttatatatgcctATGTACCTGCTCTCTGCATCAAGATCTAAAACGTTGGTGgcggtcccattgtggctcagtgggttaagaacccttctagtatccacgaggatgtgggttggatccctggccttgctcagtgggttaaggatctggcgttgctgtgagctgtggaatgggtcacagacgcggcttgatcTGGTGGTGTAGGGGtatgtggctgcggtgtaggcttcagctgcagttctgattcagtccctagcctgggaacgtccatatgccgcagatgcggccctagaaaagaaagaaaaataaatctataaaacatTGACAGCACCTCAGGATCCTTCCCTGTGACCCCTTACATTCCATATCCCCCAAGCTAACAACCCTCATTTCTGTCACCATGCCGTTGCTTGACTTTGAACTTCATGTAACTATGAGCAtgtgcactttttttctttctttctttttttttttttttttgctttttagagctgcatgtaAGTGGAATTCTTGTATCAAAGTGtaggcataggagttcctgccatggctcagtggttaatgaatttgactagcatccatgaggatgcaggtttgatccctggcttcgctgagccggttaagggtccggcgttgccttgagctgtggtgtaggtcacagccatgcctcggatcctgagttgctgtggctgtggtgtaggccggcagctgtagctccaattagacccctagcctgggaacctccatatgcctcgggtgtggccctaaaaagacacacacacacaaaaaaaagcgTAGGCATAGAATTAGTTCCAGGAGGTAGTGCTAAACATTTTCTCaaagtggttgaaccaatttttTGCTTGCTCCATGTATGAGAATTCCAGTTGCTCCAAGGGCTTGCCAGAATGTGGTATTGTCTGTCTTTAATCTTAACCCTTCTATTGGGTGTgtagtggtgtctcattgtgatttcagttttcatttatcGGATGATACATGAAAATCAGGTAAATGATTTGATGACTACCAAGGTTGAGTACTTTGTCACATTATCAGACAGGTGCCCTCTTTATTAGCTGTTTGAATAGCTGTTTgaatcttctgccttttttttttttttctgctttttagggccacacccatggcatatggaggttcccagggtaggggtccaatcggagccacagctgccagcctttgccacagccacagcaaccccggatccttaacccactgagcgaggccagggatcgaacccgcaacctcatggttgctagtcggatgcgtttcctctgcgccacaatgggaattccttttgcccatttttgaattggaatttttgtctttttttctcattggaGTTCTTAATATATACTGAATATGAACGTTGGATCTGTCAGGTGGTTCTAGGGGAAATAACTCCTCTCCGTCTGTcgcttgtcttttcactctcttgatgaAACCTTTTGATGAACAAAAGTTCTTAAGTTTTGGGGGGCTgcgaaccctcagcatatggaagtatggacatttccaggctagaagtcgaatcagagctgcaaccttccccacagctcacggcaacgccagatccttgacccactaattGAGACCAGGGATGTAACTgcatccttatgtatactagtcaggttcattttcactgcaccacaacgggaactccctaaaagttcttaattttaatgaagactAATTTACCGATCTTTTATTCTGTAGCACTTTGGTGTgttctttttaagaaaactttcctCTCTCAAAGTTACAACGGCATTTTCCTATGTCTTCTTCTAGCAGCTTGACTGATAAATAGTTTCCATATTTAGCTATATGATCTGTCACAAGTTCATTGTGTAATGGAGTGAAGTGAGGGTGCAAGTCCTTCACGGTAATCAACTTGACccagcatcattttcttttttttttttttttggtttttattatttatttatttatttgtctttttagggccgcacccacggcatatgaagattcccaggccaggggtcaaattggagctgtagcccctggcctacaccacagccacagcaaggccagatccgagccacgtctgcaacctacaccacagctgacagcaatggcagatccttaacccactgagcaaggccagggatcgaacctacatcctcatgatactagtctgattcgtttccgctgagccaggatgggaactccttttttttttttttttttttttgctttttagagctgtacctgaggcacatggaggttcccaggctaggggtctaatcggagctatagctgctgtctacaccacagtcccagccacacaggatccaagccacatctgcgacctacaccacagctcacagcaagaccaggtccttaacccactgagtgaggccagggatcgaacctgcaacctcatggatcctagtcggattcgtttccgttgcgccacggCGGCAACTCCaacccagcatcatttgttgcaAGACCATCATCCCTTCATCCCCGTGAAGTGCAGGGAAGTCTTTTTCCTAAAGTAAGTGTAGATCTGCTTCtagcctctctcttttctttttcactactttccttctttcctttttctttctttctcgtcTCTTCTATTCCACTGATAAACTGGACTGAAATTGAGCCAGGACCTCACTCACTTGATTAATGTACCTTTATAGAAAGTTTTGACATCTAGCAGTAAAGTTCTTCAGCTTTATTGCCTCGGTTAGTCTATGTCATTTATATCCTCATATACATTTATGTTTGTCGATTTCTGCCAAAAAAGATtctgttaggattttttttgggggggggctgcacctgtggcatatggaagttcccaggctaggggtcgaatcaggctcaggctgtggctgtgccacaataacagcaacatgggatccttattccactgagcaaggctggggatcatagcagcagctccaattctactcctagtctgaaacttccatataccacaagtgcagtcctaaaaaaaaaaaaaaaaaaaaaaaaacatttcttcttgggagttctctggtggcctagtggttaggattcggcactttgactgctgcagctggggttcaatccctggtctaggagcTGAGAccctacatcaagctgctgcgGGCCAGGCCATGCGGAAgctgcgacacatggaggttcccaggctggggatcgaatcggaactgtagctgctggcctacacctcagccacagcaacgccagatctgagccgtgtctgtgtcctataccacagctcacggcaacgccagatccttaacccactgagggaggccagggatcgaacccgcgtcctcagggatgctagtcgagttcgttaccgctgagccacgacaggaactctctccCTTTCATCTCTACACGTGCAAATATTCATCTCTCTCCCCTCATTAGCACatgagctccatgaggacagggactcTTGTCGGTCTTGGTCACTGCTGTATCCCTTGTGCCTAGAAGGGTGCCTGGCCCTTGGCAGGTGCTCAGTACGTGTCCCTGCAGGAAGGAACGCGGTGCCTGGGTTGGGCGTCTGCACCGGCGAAGGCCCCTCCCCATCGCTCTTACTCTCCAGGCTCCGCACAGCGCAGGCCGCGTGGGGGCGCTGCCGGGTAACGCGGAAGGGAGGAAGACCTCTGGGTGTCCCCCTTCAGCCCTGGACTCGGCCGGCCCCGGGGGTCCGGGGGCCTGGGGCTGAGACCCGTCGGCCTGTCTCTCTGCAGAGCCGCCCTCCATGCGCATGAAGGCCCGACCCGGCACCGCGCCGGGCTTTTCCGTGCTCACCTGCATCGCCTTCTCCTTCTACccaccggagctgcagctgcgattcctCCGGAACGGGCTGGCGGCTGGCTCCGGGGAGAGTGACATCGGCCCCAACGGCGACGGCTCCTTCCATGCCTGGTCGTCGCTAACAGTCAAGAGCGGCGACGAGCACCACTACTGCTGTGTGGTGCAGCACGCGGGGCTGGCTCAGCCCCTCACCGTCGAGCTGGGTGAGGTCCCGCGGAGGGAGGGCGATACGCCCTCCTCCTGGTTGCCTTTTTCCCCTCTGCTGCGGCCGTCCTTTCTGAGCCCGACCGCCTTCCAGCCCACTGCTGCCAGTTCTCCTTGAGCCTGACTGCTTTGAGCCCCACCACTGCCAGTTCTTCCAAAGCCTGACAGCCTTTTGTCCTGTGTTGCTGGTCCTCCCCAAGTCTAACTGCCTTCCGTCCTGCTGCTGCTAGCCTCACCATCTGGCCAGCTGTTAAACCACTCTGGGAAGTCCTCCGTAAGTCTGACCACCTTCCGTCCTTCTGCTGCTGACTAGTCTTCACGGAGTCTGGGCGCTCGCTGTCTGCTGCTGCCAGTCCTCTATGAGTCTGATGGGCTGCTGCTCTGTGCTCGCCCCTCCTCTCCAAGCTGGACcaccacccaccctgctgctacAGGTCCCTCGAGAGTGACTGAGACCCCTTCTGCCACGGCTGGTTTTGACATCCAGCCTGGGGGCTTTCTAGATCTAGAGCATCATCTGAGTGGCCTCTCCTGGACCCACACCCACTCCCCAAAACGTGGTGTTGAGATCTCTGAGGTTGGGAGGGACTGACTCAGATGTGGTGGAGGGTCCATTAAACATCTCACAACCTCTCTGGCTGCAGAATCCCCAGCGAAGTCCTCCATGCCAGTGGTTGGAATCATGGTCGGCTTCCTACTGCTCTTGATCGTGGCTGGAGGAGGAGCTCTGCTGtggaggaggatgaggaagggGCTGCCAGGTGTGGGACGGGGAGAGGGAAGTGCCTCCGTGAGAGGGACGGAAACCCCAAAAAAGAGGGTGACACATTCCTGGGGGAACAGGGatccagacagagagagacagagacttaGAGAGACATGGGGACAGAAAactggcagggagttcccttcgtggctcagtggttaacaatcccgactagtatccatgaggatgcaggtccgatccctggccttgctcagtgggttaaggatctggccacgctgtgagctgtggtgtaggtcgcggatctcacgttgctgcggctgtggcgtaggccggcagctgcagctccaattcaacccctagcctgggaacgtccatatgctgagagtgtggccctaaaaaagaaaaagaaaagaaagaaaactgggggGGAGAAACAGACAGAGTGGGATAGAAACCTTCAGAGCAGGACAGAGGCAGGAACAGATGCACACACCTGTAGGGGAGGGGCGGATACCCAGGGGATTTCAAGATTCTGACGAcctccccttctcctctttcCTCAGCCCCTTGGATCTCTTTTCATGGGGACGACGTAGGggccctcctgcccacccccgaCCTGGCCAAGGATGCTGAATCTTAGGATATGAATGCATTCCCAGCAACTGCCTGCTGGTCCCCCATCCTGGCTGCCACCAGCTACTGTAGTCAGGTCCTCTTCATGCTGTGAGACCTCCTGGAATCCTGGTATTTCTGAGCCTCTGGAAGGAGCCGGATGTCCTCCCTCTGGATTTCTCCTCCTGTGGTCTGCCTCAGTTCCCCCTCCTGATATACATGGCTGTATTCCACCTCCACATATATAACACGGGTTTGGGCCTGACTCTTTGTGTTCTCATTGTTTCACCTTTTAAGGCAATCGTGGGGGGAATTAAATGGTATAAGCCTTGGGCTTCAAATCTCTCCAGAGGCCAACTTGCTGGCATGGTGGAATCTGCCAATTTTATATACCAAGTCAtgtgtttttaattaataaatttcacaaatatttaccgAATGTTTACACTGTGTCAGGCAATTTGAGGAATCCTTGGCTGGAGTCGGATTTGACTCCTTACTGGAGCGGAATAGAAAAGGTGTCTCCTCTTTGAGGGAAAGGAACgactctcctctgcctcttctttcttAAAACATGCGGACAAAAGGGGCAAAAATACATCTCCCGTGAGGCTTTTCAGCTAGAGTAAACGGAGATAGTAGGGCAGGGTCCCCCGATGCCTATCGGGAGTTGTAGTTCTCTGGGTCGCAGGACTCTGGCGTTGCCCACCCTGTCCTCCCGGGCCGCACTTTCCTTTGTGGACGTGGCGAGGGGCGCTGGTGGCCCTCCCGGCTCCCATCCGCCACGCCCCTTGGGGCCGTCAGGAGCGCTCATTGGTCGGAGGGCGGGGCCTCTGAGCTGCAGGAGGCGGGGCCAAGCGGGAGAGCCGCCAAATTGGGCATCTTTTTGGAGAACGCAGCGTGGAGCACGCAGAGTGAAGTGAAGCAGCCTAACTGGGTAAaggggggcgggggcgagggCGGAGGGCCTGCCAGGGAGGACGGTGAGGGGCCACTTGGGTGGAGGATTGCGGACCAGGCTGAAAGCGATGCCCAGGAGCCTGCATGATTTCTCCCTGGCCACCGCCGCGCCCTGAGCTGTGCGTGGGAAGTGCGCCACGTCTCCCGCCTGAATCCCCCCACTTGCGGCTCTAGGACTTCCTCAGAAGATTCGGCCCCCACAGCTGGCTTTACCTCTGAGAACCCCACCTCCCTTTTCCCCATACCATCCTTTTTTGAGCCCAAACCTTGGCAGCCAGCGACCAACTCTCTGTCCTGTCCTAGgttgtccccacccccatctcctgtCCCATCTCTGCCAGGCTACTACCCTGACTTGTAGCCTCCACCCCTCCTCAGGAATTGACGATGTGGCGACCGTCACTTCtactgctgctgttgctgctcaGGCGCGGAGCCCACGGGAAGCCGTCCCCTGAAGCCGGCCCTCATGGCCAGGGGAGGGTGCACCAGGCAGCCCCCCTGAGCGAGGCCCCTCATGATGACGCTCACGGGAACTTCCAATATGACCATGAGGCTTTTCTGGGACGAGACGTGGCCAAGGAATTCGACCAACTCAGCCCAGAGGAAAGCCAAGCCCGTCTGGGGTAGGAAAGAGATGGAAGGGGAGGAGGATTCAAGGTTGTAATTTTAAAGACAGCGGTGGGAGGAGGCCTCAGTGAGAAGATATTCTTTGAGCCATGGGGGTATACGGGGGCATCACATTCTTGGCAGAGGAAActgtaagtgcaaaggccctgaggcaggattGAACCTGATGTGCCTGATAATGTCTGAGGATCAGTGAGGCCTAAGAgactggaagagagagaaaggtaaCAGGGGGTGGCAGAGAGACAACCAAGGGGTCAGGTCGGAGGGCCTTGGGACCACAGTGAAGATTGAAGTTTTTCTCTGAGTGAGATGAGTGCTCTGAGCAAAAGGAGGATGTGAGCTGCCCTCAGGTTGAACAGACTCCCCCCCAGGTTGCCATGCAGGAAACAGACTACAGGGAGCAAGAAGCAGGGAGCCCAGTGAGAAGGTGACTGCAATGGACCGGGAGGGAGACGAGAGACTAGGGGGACAGAGTCAAGGTGGGCATGGCGGCGGTGGCAGTCTGCTGGCTGGGATATTGTGCATGGATGGGGTCGGGAgaaggagggatggggaggaagggcagTGACAGGCTAACACATTTGGGTCGCATTTACTACAGAGCTGGACACTGTTCTCAGTGCTTTCTGATGCTTAGCTCGTTGAATCCGCACATCCACGCTGTAGGGTAGATTCTATTATTTACCCCCGTTTTCCAGAGGTGGAagccgaggcacagagaggtgaagtgacttgccagcagtcacacagccagcaagaggaggaggcaggatttgaacctaaaTATCTGGTTCTAAAGCCCAACCTCTTTAACCACAGCTTCAAaccttggggagggagggggtcagCGACCTGGGCAGGGCCCTCTCAAATTCGACCCTGGAGACTGGGtctcggggggtgggggctggaggagggcttTGTGACAGTGAGAGGAAGGAGAGCTCTATGGAGGGTCTGTTAGCGGTAGGGGGGAAAGACACAGATCAATGGCAGGGCCTTGCTAGTGGAGAGGAAATGGACTGGGAGCCTATAGACGTGGCCTGAGAGAAGGGGCATGAGGTGTGGCCTAGAGGGGCTTGACCTGCGACGTGGAGGTGCACAGGATCAGGCTGGAGCACGGGGAGGAGAGGGTGGAAGCCgagcctgcgttgctggggctgatGGCTTTAGGGCAAAGCCTGGTAACGGCTGGGAAAGCGGAAAGGGGCGAGTCGAGGTGTATCTCAGGGCTGCAGGGATAAGCGTCTGAAATTGACGCGCGCAGCCAGgtagggggcggggcaggggcccCTTGAGGGGTAGGTGGCCTGTAGACGCGCAGAGCCAGGGGGAGGGGCGCAGAGCCAGGGCGAGAGACCGGGAGAGGTCTGGAGCACATGGGGCCGTGGCAGTCGACGTTCAGAGCCAGTCTTGGGACGGGGCACATGCGGGCGAGGGGCACAGTGTGACTCCCcgtcccctgcccccaaccccaaaTCAAGGGCGAAACGGAGCACGTGCAAGgttgacgggtggggccagagtGGAGGGCGGGACCTCGGGTTGCCCTAGGCCCCTCCCCCAAGCGGGCGTGGAGTGGACATCAGCGCCAGCCGGAGGCCCTCTGGGTCTGGGAAGGAGAGCACGTTATCACTCCGGGAGCTGAGCCTAGAcggagggggcggggccccggGTGGGCGGGGCCAATGATTGACAGGCGCCTTCCCCGCCCGGCGACTCGGGTACCACATTTTCAGCCGTCTGTGGGGGTGGGTCTCGAGAGCCTGGGAGAGGgcggggcccggggcgggggggggggcccgAGACTGAGGCGTGCCCGCCCCCGCTCTCGCAGGCGCATTGTGGACCGCATGGACCGCGCCGGGGACGGGGACGGCTGGGTATCGCTGGCCGAGCTCCGCGCATGGATCGCACACACGCAGCAGCGGCACATACGGGACTCAGTGAGCTCGGCCTGGAACACGTACGACACAGACCGAGACGGGCGTGTTGGTTGGGAGGAGCTGCGCAATGCCACCTACGGCCACTATGAGCCTGGTACGTGGCGAGACCGGACTCCTGCTCCCCACACACACCGTGACTGGGACCTTTTTGGCATCTTTATCTTGAGAACCTTAAGCCCGTTAACTAGATCCTTGGTATTTGACCTCTGACCCTTGGCCGGGACCGCTCGCTTCTAGAAAGGACCCCATCACCCTGAAACCCCCCCAGTTCCTGATCTCTGGCTTCTCATTCTGACACCCTTTGGGGAACTTTGGATCCCTGACAGGGACATCTACCTCCCAAGCCCTATCAGCATGACCCTTGACCTCTGACCTCTCATCCCGAGAACTCCAAAGCCACTTACTCTGGCTGACTCTCgattctccctcccctccacccccgtgCCTCAGCCCTCGGCCCCAGCTCTTGTTCTCTCCCTCCTGGACCCTGACCCAAGCCTCCTCCAGCATCCGGTTGCTCATACACCCCCAGAGGGATCTTTCCACCCTCAGAGCTGATGCTGACCTTCCCCTGCCCACTGTCCCTGGCTCCCCAGGGTCCccacgtgggaactcctcacccagcAGCCTCACCCAGCCCTCTGTTTTGCTGCATTTTCTGCCCCAGCTAAATGGATCTTCTGCAGTTTCCCCTGAACTCACCCTGCTCTTCAAACCTCTACACTTCTATGCTCTGCTGTTCCTTGTGTTGAGAATGGCCTTCCTCTGCTCTCTGTCCAGCAAGCTGAGTCAGTATGCTGCACCAGTGCGTGACTTCAGGGCCCAATGGGCCAGTGTCAACTCAGAGTTCATCATTCCTGGCTGCATGACCTGGGGCAAGTGATTTCCTTTCTCTGAGagctgtttttctccttcatcgAGTGAGGATGAATGAAAGCACTCACTTTGCTCACTCTTTGTGAGAGCTGATTGCAGTTTTGTAGATAAAGAGGTTAACACATCAGGAggtccccctgtggctcagtggttaatgaatcggactaggaaccatgaggttgcaggtttgatccctggcctcgctcagtgcattaagaatctagcactgtcttgagctgtggtgtaggtcacagacgcagcttggatcccaagttgctttagctgtggtgtaggccagcagcttcgtctccaattcaacccctagcctgggaacctccataggctgaaggtgtggccctaaaaaacaaaacaaaacaaaaaaacaaaaaacaaacaaacaaaaaaaagcttagTACATCAGAAGCTCTCACTACAAGGTAGCTACTATTAATTATTATTCATTTGGTGGTGGTTTCCCTGCCCTGTACTCCCTTGAGTTCTTTCCCTTTGGCTTAAATCCCACCTCACAggagccctcctcccccaggtgAAGAATTTCACGACGTGGAGGATGCTGAGACCTACAAGAAGATGCTGGCTCGGGATGAGCGGCGTTTCCGGGTGGCTGACCAGGATGGGGACTCCATGGCCACTCGGGAGGAGCTGACGGCCTTCTTGCACCCGGAGGAGTTCCCGCACATGCGGGACATCGTGATCGCTGTGAGTGGGGCCCGAGGAGCCCTGCCGCCCACCTTCTTCCCG contains the following coding sequences:
- the FCGRT gene encoding IgG receptor FcRn large subunit p51 isoform X2, which codes for MRVPRPQPWWLALLLLLLPGTPRADNHRSLLYHLTAVSAPTPGAPAFWVSGWLGPQQYLSYNNLRAQAEPYGAWVWESQVSWYWEKETADLRNKQKLFLEALKTLEEGGPFTLQGLLGCELGPDNVSVPVATFALNGEEFMKFDTKLGTWDGEWPEARTIGSKWMQEPDAVNKEKTFLLYSCPHRLLGHLERGRGNLEWKEPPSMRMKARPGTAPGFSVLTCIAFSFYPPELQLRFLRNGLAAGSGESDIGPNGDGSFHAWSSLTVKSGDEHHYCCVVQHAGLAQPLTVELESPAKSSMPVVGIMVGFLLLLIVAGGGALLWRRMRKGLPAPWISFHGDDVGALLPTPDLAKDAES
- the FCGRT gene encoding IgG receptor FcRn large subunit p51 isoform X1 — encoded protein: MEARSRKPCPILFPGDSLTCRLTPRLKAQSNWKQGTGRETSKRLPLRMRVPRPQPWWLALLLLLLPGTPRADNHRSLLYHLTAVSAPTPGAPAFWVSGWLGPQQYLSYNNLRAQAEPYGAWVWESQVSWYWEKETADLRNKQKLFLEALKTLEEGGPFTLQGLLGCELGPDNVSVPVATFALNGEEFMKFDTKLGTWDGEWPEARTIGSKWMQEPDAVNKEKTFLLYSCPHRLLGHLERGRGNLEWKEPPSMRMKARPGTAPGFSVLTCIAFSFYPPELQLRFLRNGLAAGSGESDIGPNGDGSFHAWSSLTVKSGDEHHYCCVVQHAGLAQPLTVELESPAKSSMPVVGIMVGFLLLLIVAGGGALLWRRMRKGLPAPWISFHGDDVGALLPTPDLAKDAES
- the FCGRT gene encoding IgG receptor FcRn large subunit p51 precursor (The RefSeq protein has 2 substitutions compared to this genomic sequence) produces the protein MRVPRPQPWWLALLFLLLPGTPSADNHRSLLYHLTAVSAPTPGAPAFWVSGWLGPQQYLSYNNLRAQAEPYGAWVWESQVSWYWEKETADLRNKQKLFLEALKTLEEGGPFTLQGLLGCELGPDNVSVPVATFALNGEEFMKFDTKLGTWDGEWPEARTIGSKWMQEPDAVNKEKTFLLYSCPHRLLGHLERGRGNLEWKEPPSMRMKARPGTAPGFSVLTCIAFSFYPPELQLRFLRNGLAAGSGESDIGPNGDGSFHAWSSLTVKSGDEHHYCCVVQHAGLAQPLTVELESPAKSSMPVVGIMVGFLLLLIVAGGGALLWRRMRKGLPAPWISFHGDDVGALLPTPDLAKDAES
- the RCN3 gene encoding reticulocalbin-3, with the translated sequence MWRPSLLLLLLLLRRGAHGKPSPEAGPHGQGRVHQAAPLSEAPHDDAHGNFQYDHEAFLGRDVAKEFDQLSPEESQARLGRIVDRMDRAGDGDGWVSLAELRAWIAHTQQRHIRDSVSSAWNTYDTDRDGRVGWEELRNATYGHYEPGEEFHDVEDAETYKKMLARDERRFRVADQDGDSMATREELTAFLHPEEFPHMRDIVIAETLEDLDKNKDGYVQVEEYIADLYSPEPGEEEPAWVQTEREQFRDFRDLNKDGKLDGSEVGHWVLPPAQDQPLVEANHLLHESDTDKDGRLSKAEILGNWNMFVGSQATNYGEDLTRHHDEL